The Marinicella rhabdoformis sequence TTTTATCAATCCCATCTGACTGTGAGTGTGGGTTTTTTTAAAAATGGAAGCCAATTGTGTTTTACTGGTGTTGTAACTGCGACCTAATTGATGAGAAGCTTGAATTAAACTTTCTTCTTTAATCAAAGCCATTGCTAATGAAGATTCTGCAGCTGATAAACCATATTCACTGCTCAAAGCCGTTTGATAAAAGTGTGAAGGTAAAGAGTGGCCGGTAATACCATCTAAAAGCAATGCCCGCTTGATGTGTGATACATAAAAGTTCATTTGCCGTATTTCAAATTCACTATAAGCTGGCATACATGTCAACCTGGGAAATCCCAACATACACTCAGTCGTTTTGGTTTTAATGCGCCCGCCTGCAGTATATTTAAATCCCATATCTTGCCAATAATCATTATAAAAACTAGATTTTTTATACTCGGAATAGTTTAACATCTCCTCACCTGGCAACATGACATTTGCTTGTTGTAAGTCAATCGCTTGTTTCCAAGGGTCTAAACGATAAAAATGTTGATTATAAGTGTCCCAGATACTGTCATCAGCAGGTTCAGTTGCAAAAATGACTGGTGCACTGTTAGCAGGCAGTAGGTACATCAACACCAATCCTGCTTGAAATTCGTCTCTGAGCTTTAAAAGAACATCAACCCAATGGCTGTTTCCCAAAGGTACATCATAGATCAAATCAATTAATTCAGAGCTTAGGTTCATTTTGTACAAAGAATGAGAACCTGAGATATTATAAATGAATATTTAGACGAATGCAGTAGAAAGGCCTTAACATGGACGAACTGCTAAGGCATTAGATTGACTGCTGGACAGACCCAAAAAATCAAGGGACTGTATGGGTTCAGAAGAATTTTTTAATCTTCTAAAACAAAGGTGACTTTCATCGCCACTCGGTACTCTTTTACCTCGCCATTTTCTACCACAACTTTTTGACTCTCAACCCAGGCACCGGTGACATTTTTCAATGTTTTATTGGCCCGTTCTATGCCATTCTCGACTGCTTTTTCAAAACTCTTTTTAGAACCTGAAATGATTTCTGTAACGCGTGCTACGCTCATATTATTCTCCTTAGTTATTAAGTTCATTAAGGGTAACAAGCCTTATCAAGCTTTTCTACCGCAAAGCCTATAAGTTAACAATTGTTGGCGGTTTGATTAGCTTTTAATCCAGCAAAAAAAAAGGCTGTGCCAAACAGCACAGCCTTTGAAAATCATAAAGGCTTTTTACCAACCGCAGTTACGGCCTTTGTTTTGCTCATCTAACCAAGTTTTCAATGGAGCAAAGTAGTCAACCACAGCAGTGGCATCCATTTCACGTGAGTTGGCTAACACTTCCAGCGCGTCTTGCCAAGGTTGTGAAGCACCCATTTCCAACACTTGATTTAATTTTTCACCCGCAGCTTTGTTTCCGTAAATTGAGCATTGGTGTAAGTCTCCTTCAAAACCTGCTGTTTTACACAGTTCTCTGTGGAATTGAAATTGCAAAATGTGTGCCAAGAAATAGCGTGTATAAGGTGTGTTTCCTGGGATGTGGTATTTAGCACCGGGGTCAAAATGATCTTCTGTACGCTCAGAAGGTGCTTTAACACCTTGGTATTGATTGCGCAAACGCCACCAGCCGGCATTGTACTCTTCTGCTGAAATTTCACCGTTGAACACTTTCCAACGCCACTGATCAATCATCAACCCAAAAGGAACAAAGGCAATTTTTTCCAATGCTTTTTTCATCAACATACCCAAATCATTACTTGAAGTAGGTACTTCATCAATTAAGCCAATGTTTTTCAAATATTCAGGCGTGATCGACAGGGCAACTGTGTCGCCAATGGCTTCATGAAAACCATCATTGGCGCCATTGCGGTACAAAATACTTTTGTCATTGTAGGCACGTTGATAGAAATTGTGGCCTAACTCATGATGAATGGTCACAAAATCTTCATAATCTTCTTTGATACACATCTTGATGCGGATGTCTTCAATGTTATCAATATTCCATGCACTGGCATGACATTGGACATCTCGATCTTGTGGCTTAGTAAACAGTGAACGGTTCCAAAATGTTTCAGGCAAGGGATCCATGCCTAACGAAGTAAAGAATCCTTCTGCCGTTTTTACCATTTTTTCAGCATCATAATCATGTTGCTTAAGTAAAGCGGTTACATCGATGGTACTGCCTGCATCAGCAGGTTTGACTAAATCATAAACACCCATCCAATCTTGAGCCCACATGTTACCCAGTAAATGGGCAGGAATCATGCCATCATCACCCATCACTTCTGAACCATAATGGTCGGTCAGTTTGGTTCGAACATGACACTGTAATGAGTCGTACAATGGTTTAACTTGTGTCCATAAACGATCAAGCTTAACAGGGAATTCACTGGCAGGCATGTCATAACCTGCTCGCCACATGGCACCCGTATCTTGGTATCCTAAATCTCTGGCACCTTCATTTGCCAACTCAACCATACGTTGATATTTTTCACGCATAGCTGGTGAAACCGTTCTCCAACCTTCCCAAGCCTTTAATAATTCATCGGCGTCTTTGGATTCAGCAATCGTTTTTGATAATTCGCCCAACGACTGGCACTTGCCTGCTTCACAATATTTCCCGGCACCATACATGGCATCCAAGTTTGCCATTATCTCTGCGATTTCTGCATTTTTTTCAGCATCATCTGGTGCAGCCAATGGCGTACCCAGTTTGATGATGCCCAGTTTGCGACGCATATCATCTGATAATTCCAAGTTGTCAAATTTCTTGGCTTCATTGGCAAACTTCACTGCCAAGCCAATCATTTTTTCTGTGCTTTTAGCACCCAACCAAATGGTGTCTTCAGTGATAAAATTAGCTTGAACCCAAGCAATACGTGCGGCATATTCAGCATCTTTTAATAATGTATTTTCTACCTGCTGTATAAACTGCTCCGCATCGGCAACAGTAACGCCTTCATTTTGTGGTTTTTGCTGTTGAGGTTGACACGCGGCAACGGCCAATGTTGCAGCCAGAACCATAGATTTCTTAATCATGTAATTGTTCCCAAATTTTTAAACCAGTCGATTTTACATGATAGCGGGTGTTTCTACATCTAGATAACACATAAAAAGCCAACGTTTAACACTGGCTCTTCTCTTCTTCTGGCTATTGGTCACCTATCAATTTCTGTTTTTCCTTTCATTGCGACTTGAAGCGCGTTGGCGGTCATTTGATCTACTTTTACTTTTTGTGCGCTGTTTGTGGGTGTTTGTTTGCTTGGACCTGGGTGGATTTGTTCTGGGTTTATTTGACCCTGCTTGGTTTGACCGACTGCGAGCATTTGACGCCTGCGCAGGCTTATTCATTCGATTGGGCCGATTATATAGAGCTGCGGAATTGGTATTGACATTTTGATTGACTTTTTGTTGATGTCGAAGCCTCTGCGAGGGATTCTCCATTACATTGTTACGGTTATATTCTGTGCCGGTATATCGGTTTCTTTCGTGCTGATTCTGACGGTTAGGCAGATCTAAATCACGTGCCACCCAATTATTTTGCGCCCTTTCCCTGGTTTGACGTCGTAATTCGTTACGGCTGTCTGTCGCTTCGATAGATTGTGACCCAGTTGACCTATTTCGATAAGTTCTATTTTCAATGACAGCTTGTCGATTTCTTTGTGGCTGTCTGCTCCTGTTTTGTTGGCGGTTACTGGGCAGTTGACGAACTCGCTGCTGACGAACAGGCTTGTTGTACCGGCTTCGCTCACGGCTCACTCGATTCCGGTTAACTGTATTTCTTCTTGTGTTATTGTTTTTATAACCACGTCCCCTTTGCCTGTCTGCCAGCCTTAATACTTCACGACGGCTATCATTACGCCCGCCATAACGTGGGTGATTTCGGTTCCGCCAATGGTTATACCACCAGTAGTCATCATAATGCCAAGTTGAATAAGCTATACCACCATAATACCAAGGAGACCATGATGACCATGTATTGAACGACCCATAGCCGTAACAACCCCAAGTCCAACTGAAACAGTCATTGTAATAAAAACCTATACGAGGGTACCTGTAGGGACTGTAGTATGCACTGCTGTAATTGATTCCCCATCGGTCAGGGTAGTAGTTATAACTGTTGATATAAGCAACATGTCCTTCATAATCATCATAATAGTCATCTTCTACATGGTGTGTATGATAGGTAGCACACGAAGCTAAAAAAAGGCTCAAAAAGGGTATTATTTTCTTCACGGCTCTGTTCCACAATATTCAACACTTTAAATTGTAATGGATTATTTCTGAATTGTGTCTGAACATTTCCCACATTTAATTCCAAAAACGCTCAGTTAGAACGAATATTTATTTACTTTACTTTTATATATATTATCTAATACCGCTTTTGTTATTTGTTAACCCAACGGGTTGATGTCAGGATGCCTACATGGGAAACACACAAAATAATTGGAAAATCGGTTTGATTTTGTCCTTAGTTACGGTGCTGTTTTGGAGTACGTTACCTGTCTCTCTAAAAATCAGTATGTCTGCCATGGATGCGTGGACTTTAACTTGGTTGAGGTTTTTGTTTGCTGCATTGGTCACTTCTGTTTTACTGCTTTTAAAAAAACGTTATCACCAGTTTTTAACACTTAATTCAAAAGAGTGGCTTTGGTTAATCGTTGCTGCCACCATGTTAGTGGCAAACTACTTGTTGTTTTTATATGGTTTAGAAATGACATCACCCGCCAATGCTCAGGTTTTTATACAAATGGCCCCCCTACTCATGACATTAGGAGGCGTACTCATTTTTAAAGAGTCATTTTCTAAAATACAGTTTTTTGGTGCCAGCTTGATTGTTGTTGGTATGGCCTTTTTCTTTAAAGATCAATTGACACAAATACTTAACAGCGATTTTTCCCTTGGCTTTGCTGTGATGTTTGCTGCCGCATTGACCTGGGCGATTTATGCTTTGATTCAAAAAAAATTAGCTTCAAAACTGTCTTCTCAAACCATTTTATTGTTTATTTATCTGTTTGCTTCTTTGAGTTTACTTGGTGGTATTGATACAGTTCAATTTCAACATGTCAGCAACACTCAATGGTGGGCTGTTGCCTATGCCTGTGTCAATACGGTTGGCGCTTATACTGCCTTTGCTGAAGCATTAAATTACTGGCAGGCTTCTCGTGTCGGCATGGTGTTGGCCATGACACCTGTCTTCACTTTACTGTTCATCAATGTCTTTGCCGGCATATTCCCCGACTTATTAGATCATGAAACCATCAGTTTGATAGGCTACCTTGGCATAGGCTTTATTGTTTCTGGCTCTATGTTGGCCAGCTTGAAAAAGTAACGCAATTCACTGACTTTTGGCACTGTGAATTCAGGTCCAATTGCTTCAAAATAATTAGAAACAGACAACACGAGGTTTCTATGACTGAACAAAACAACAACAAAAACACTGATACCGATACAGACGACAAGACCGTCAATGTCATCGAATCAGAAGCAACTGATGCCAATGAATCAACAGCTGAAAAATCATCAACTGAAGCACCTGCCACAGAAAAAAAAGAGCCAGTGGTCAGTAACGAAGTAATCACTCGAATTTTCGTTACACTGTTATTTGCTTTTATTGGTTGGTTGTCATTATGGGTGTTCGGCGTGGTGGTATTGGTTCAATTCGGTTTCTTGTTAATCACAGGTCAATTGAATAAAAACTTAAAAGCTTTTAATGGAGAGCTCGGTGATTTCTTGGCTGATATCATCAAATACGTTTCTTTCCAAACCAATGACAAACCCTTCCCGTTTCAATCGTGGTCTTACGGTGAAACTACTGAAAGCGATCAATCAGAAGCCAAATCTTCTTAATTTGAATACACTTTCGACTCAGTGATGTCCCAAGTCTAAATTGAACAATTTGGGTTTGGGATTTTTTTTCGCCTGCGAATTGTCTAGATTTCAGGTAAGATATTTGATTTTCTGAGGTCTAATCCTTTATGAAAACTTATGAACTAAAAGGATACACTTTGGTACTTCAGCACGTGGTGTTTGTCACTGCTGTTTTTGAAGCCGATGCCAGTCAAGGGACACAATTCAATTTGCGCTTGACCAGCGACATCATTAAATTTAAATTCGCAGCCCGAACCGATGCGGTTTTGGCGCGTGAACTACTCATTAAAGCAATCAAGGAGGCATAATGGACATTTTACTTAATGGCAGACGGGCATTGGTTTGTGGTGCATCACAAGGCATGGGATTAGCCATCGCACAGCAACTGGCCACACAAGGTGCTGATGTGGTTTTATTGGCACGAAACAAATCGTCATTAGAACAAGCTGTTGAAACTTTGCATCAACAAGAAGGGCAACATCACCAGTATTTGATCGCTGACTTCAGTGAACCTAAACAAGTTCAAGCAGCCATTGACGGATTCATTGCGGATAACCCTGTTCACATATTGGTCAATAACACAGGAGGCCCACCACCTGGTTTGGCCATCAATGCACAGCCGGCTGACTTTTCTGCTGCCTTCAATCAACATTTGATTTGTAATCAAATATTGGCTCAAGCGGTGATTCCATCCATGCAACAAGCCGGTTTTGGACGCATACTTAATGTCATTTCCACTTCAGTTAAACAGCCCCTTCCCAATCTGGGTGTTTCAAACACCATTCGAGGTGCTGTTGCGAGCTGGGCCAAAACATTAGCCAATGAACTGGGGCAATACAACATCACTGTCAACAATGTTTTACCTGGAGCCACTGAAACTGGTCGATTGTCTGCTATTTTTGAAAACAAAGCCAAGAAAACAGGTTTATCCGTCGATGAAGTGATTGCTCAAGAAAAAAGCATCATACCCATGAAACGATTTGGCTCTCCTCAAGAATTTGCCAATGTGGTTGGCTTTTTAGCTTCTCCAGCTGCGGCCTATGTGAACGGCATCAATGTGCCTGTGGATGGTGGCAGAACCGCCTGCCTTTGACCTTATGATTACCATTGAAAATTACATCAACGGAAAAAATACAACGCCTTTATCTGGTCAATATTTAGATGATTTTGAACCTGCTACCGGACTGCTGTATGCCCAATGCCCGAATTCTGATAACGACGACTTAGACCTTGCTGTACTGGCTGCTGAAAATGCAAAAGCGGCCTGGTCTAATACACCAGCAGAACAACGGTCGGCCATTTTGTCTGGTATTGCAGATTTAATTGATGAGCATGCTGATGATTTGGCACGTGCCGAGGCCATCGATAATGGCAAACCCATCACTTTTGCAAAAAATGTTGATATATACCGGGCTGCAGCCAACATTCGTTTTTTTGCACAAGCAATAACACAATTTTCGAGTGAGTCACATGGCATGGAAAATACCGCCATCAACTACACTTTACGTGACCCCATCGGTACAGTGGCTTGTATCTCTCCGTGGAATTTTCCTTTGTATTTATTTACTTGGAAAATTGCCCCAGCATTGGCAGCTGGTAATTGTGTCATTGCCAAACCCTCTGAAGTCACGCCAATGACGGCTTATTTATTCTCTAAGCTTTGTATCAAGGCAGGGTTACCACCCGGAGTTTTAAATATTTTACATGGCTCTGGCGCTCAAATTGGTGCTGCCATTACCCAACACCCCGCCATAAAAGCCATCAGCTTCACTGGCGGATCAGCCACTGGTACACTCATCAAACAAACCACAGCCAATAGCAATAAAAAACTGTCATTGGAACTGGGCGGCAAAAATCCAACCTTAGTCTTTGCCGATTGTGATTTTGACAAAACCGTTAAAGAGGTGGCCCGTGCCGCTTTTTCAAACCAGGGTCAAATTTGCCTATGTGGTTCTCGAATTTATATTCAGCAACCGATTTACTCAAGGTTTATAGCCGCTTTAACCAAGGAAGTGGAAAAAATGAAAATTGGCGACCCCTTAGATGAAGCCACTCAATTTGGTGCCTTGGTTTCAGCATCCCATCAGAATAAAGTCCTCTCTTATATTGCTTTGGCTCAACAAGAAGGTGGAACCATCCTTACAGGTGGAAAAAAACACCCCATGACAGGCAGGTGCGAACAGGGTTATTTTGTTCAACCCACATTGGTTGCCAACTTAAGTAACGATGCCCGCTGTAATCAAGAAGAAATTTTTGGCCCAGTGGCAACAGTCCAAGCCTTTGAAACAGATGAAGACGCAATAAAACTGGCCAATGATTCGCAATATGGCCTCGCTTGTAGTGTTTGGAGCCAAGACGTTTCTCGATGCCACCGCGTAGCAAAGCAACTTGAAGTGGGTATTGTTTGGGTTAATTGTTGGTTACTCAGAGATTTACGCACACCATTTGGTGGGGTTAAGTCATCTGGCCAAGGTCGTGAAGGTGGCTTAGAAGCCTTGCGCTTTTTTACAGAAACAAAAAATGTTTGTATAAAGTTTGGTTAAATTTTCATAAAACCAACCCAAAACAGGCTATTTGAAGGACTTTCGGCACATTTTTTGTAACTTTTATGGGACTACAATGGTCTATATATTAAACGGCAATTAACCATTTAATTAAGAAATCTTATATAAAATAGTAATTGACGTACGTAGTAATTAGTAGTAGTATGAACCATAAGCAAGCAACGGAGTTACAGAAATTATTCCTCCCCTAACGCTTTTTAACTCTCTTGATTTCTGTAACTCCACCTCTTTAATCTTCGATTGATTACACTCAACAATTGTTTACAATAGGCTTTTTGTCTCGAGTCATCATGTCGTTTTCTGAGCACAGCCAACTCACATTAGTAGAAGTCAATGATGCAGCCCCTTTTGCTGCAGAATTATTCCAACAATCTTTTGGTGACCCCGTTCCCAACTTCCCGAAACACTTTGTATTATTGCTCAGCGAGCAAGGAAAAACTTTGACCTTAGGCTACGTACACTTTACTCATAAAGACAAAATATATTTGGGTGGAGGCATGTGTGTTAACACACGCGCTCTAAGACAAGTACCTAAAAACTTACGTCAACAATTATCAGCACAAGGTGGTGTTGCCTTTGTGATGCTATCAGAATCAGTCAAACTGCTGACAGATTGCGATGCTGTATTTGGTCATGTAGGCCACCAAGGTGCTTACAAAATTGACATGGCAGTTGGATTTGAACAAACCAAACACCCACACCTGATTGTATATTGGCAAAACAACAACTTAAGCAACCACGAAAAAGCGGCACTCGTAGGTGCCGCTCATGATGAAGGTGCTTTTTAAAATAAACGACAGAAGCTTACTTTTTTTCCCAAGTGTAAATCCGCATGGGCGGTAGGTTTTTATACTCAACCATTTTGAACGTATAAGGACCAAACAGCGGTTCAGCTAATTTACTCACATGATCCCTGAGTTGGTAGGCCAAAAACATGCCCTCAGGTTTTAGTGTCTCATGTATACCATCCATAATCGCCAAATCTAATCCTTTGGGTAAGGTTGAAAATGGTATGCCAGATATGATGACATCCACGTCTTCCCAACCTTGGTCTGTGATAATTTCTGGTAAGTTCTGAGCACCTTTATCACTGATGGTTAAGCGCTTGTCATCTATGGTTTTATTCATGTGCTCAATAAACTTAGCATTGATTTCTACACTCACCAAGGCCGCATCTGGTGACATTTGTTTCAAAATAGCACGCGTTGTACCGCCAGTACCAGGACCCAATTCTATGATTCTTTTGGCTTTATCCAACTTGGCCACTTTTGCCACTTTATTAACCAACCAAGGTGAAGAAGGAAAAACATAAGCCACCTCCTTAGGATTGGCCATGGCATTCTTTAAAAATACCGCGCCTTCTTTAATTGAACCTTTGATTCGTTTCATGCGTTGATGGCTTGTGATAAGAATGAAATGATTGTATCACGTGACACATCTTTTGACGCCATATCAATACGTGCACGGTATTCCACTTCATTCCTGTCTAAGGCGCGATCACCAATGATGACCTGATGTGGTACTCCCAGCAATTCAAAGTCTGACATCATAAAGCCTGGACGCACTTTTCGGTCATCCAAAATAACCTCAATACCTAACGCCGTTAACTCAGCATATAATTCATCAGCTGCTAAACGTACACGCTCGGACTTTTGATAATTCATCGGTAAAATCGCCACTTGAAACGGAGAAATTCCAGCAGGCCAGATGATGCCTTTCTCATCATGGTTTTGTTCAATCGCCGCAGCCACCATGCGTGTTACGCCCATCCCGTAACAACCCATTTCCATCGCTTGTGACTTGCCTTGTTCATTCAGAACAACTGCTTTCATTGCTTCTGAATACTTACTGCCCAATTGGAAAATATGGCCCACTTCAATACCACGTGCCATTTTCAAAGTACCAACACCATCTGGACTTGGATCACCCACTTGAGCATCACGTAAATCTTCAACTTGCTGAAAACTGGCATCTCTGTCCCAATTCACACCCGTCAAATGATAACCGTTTTCCGAAGCGCCACATACAAAGTCTGACATGTTTGCCACCGTTGCATCAACGATGACATGACAATTCAACTCTTTAACACCTATAAAGCCGGCATCACAGCCCGCCACTGTTTTGATTTCATCGTCATTCAACATGCGGAATGGTGTTGCTACCGCAGATAAATTGTTGGCTTTAATTTCATTCAATTGGTGATCTCCACGGACGACCAAAGCCACAGGACCCTCTGAACCCTCTACCAACAAGGTTTTAATCGTTTGGTCTTTAGTGACAGTCAAGTGAGCAGCCACTTCTTCTATCGTTTTTTGTGTAGGTGTTGACACTTTCTCGATTTCTTTTGTCGCCTGCGCACGTTCAGCTATCAATGA is a genomic window containing:
- a CDS encoding helix-turn-helix transcriptional regulator is translated as MNLSSELIDLIYDVPLGNSHWVDVLLKLRDEFQAGLVLMYLLPANSAPVIFATEPADDSIWDTYNQHFYRLDPWKQAIDLQQANVMLPGEEMLNYSEYKKSSFYNDYWQDMGFKYTAGGRIKTKTTECMLGFPRLTCMPAYSEFEIRQMNFYVSHIKRALLLDGITGHSLPSHFYQTALSSEYGLSAAESSLAMALIKEESLIQASHQLGRSYNTSKTQLASIFKKTHTHSQMGLIKKLLQK
- a CDS encoding DMT family transporter, with the translated sequence MGNTQNNWKIGLILSLVTVLFWSTLPVSLKISMSAMDAWTLTWLRFLFAALVTSVLLLLKKRYHQFLTLNSKEWLWLIVAATMLVANYLLFLYGLEMTSPANAQVFIQMAPLLMTLGGVLIFKESFSKIQFFGASLIVVGMAFFFKDQLTQILNSDFSLGFAVMFAAALTWAIYALIQKKLASKLSSQTILLFIYLFASLSLLGGIDTVQFQHVSNTQWWAVAYACVNTVGAYTAFAEALNYWQASRVGMVLAMTPVFTLLFINVFAGIFPDLLDHETISLIGYLGIGFIVSGSMLASLKK
- a CDS encoding SDR family oxidoreductase codes for the protein MDILLNGRRALVCGASQGMGLAIAQQLATQGADVVLLARNKSSLEQAVETLHQQEGQHHQYLIADFSEPKQVQAAIDGFIADNPVHILVNNTGGPPPGLAINAQPADFSAAFNQHLICNQILAQAVIPSMQQAGFGRILNVISTSVKQPLPNLGVSNTIRGAVASWAKTLANELGQYNITVNNVLPGATETGRLSAIFENKAKKTGLSVDEVIAQEKSIIPMKRFGSPQEFANVVGFLASPAAAYVNGINVPVDGGRTACL
- a CDS encoding aldehyde dehydrogenase; this translates as MITIENYINGKNTTPLSGQYLDDFEPATGLLYAQCPNSDNDDLDLAVLAAENAKAAWSNTPAEQRSAILSGIADLIDEHADDLARAEAIDNGKPITFAKNVDIYRAAANIRFFAQAITQFSSESHGMENTAINYTLRDPIGTVACISPWNFPLYLFTWKIAPALAAGNCVIAKPSEVTPMTAYLFSKLCIKAGLPPGVLNILHGSGAQIGAAITQHPAIKAISFTGGSATGTLIKQTTANSNKKLSLELGGKNPTLVFADCDFDKTVKEVARAAFSNQGQICLCGSRIYIQQPIYSRFIAALTKEVEKMKIGDPLDEATQFGALVSASHQNKVLSYIALAQQEGGTILTGGKKHPMTGRCEQGYFVQPTLVANLSNDARCNQEEIFGPVATVQAFETDEDAIKLANDSQYGLACSVWSQDVSRCHRVAKQLEVGIVWVNCWLLRDLRTPFGGVKSSGQGREGGLEALRFFTETKNVCIKFG
- a CDS encoding M2 family metallopeptidase: MIKKSMVLAATLAVAACQPQQQKPQNEGVTVADAEQFIQQVENTLLKDAEYAARIAWVQANFITEDTIWLGAKSTEKMIGLAVKFANEAKKFDNLELSDDMRRKLGIIKLGTPLAAPDDAEKNAEIAEIMANLDAMYGAGKYCEAGKCQSLGELSKTIAESKDADELLKAWEGWRTVSPAMREKYQRMVELANEGARDLGYQDTGAMWRAGYDMPASEFPVKLDRLWTQVKPLYDSLQCHVRTKLTDHYGSEVMGDDGMIPAHLLGNMWAQDWMGVYDLVKPADAGSTIDVTALLKQHDYDAEKMVKTAEGFFTSLGMDPLPETFWNRSLFTKPQDRDVQCHASAWNIDNIEDIRIKMCIKEDYEDFVTIHHELGHNFYQRAYNDKSILYRNGANDGFHEAIGDTVALSITPEYLKNIGLIDEVPTSSNDLGMLMKKALEKIAFVPFGLMIDQWRWKVFNGEISAEEYNAGWWRLRNQYQGVKAPSERTEDHFDPGAKYHIPGNTPYTRYFLAHILQFQFHRELCKTAGFEGDLHQCSIYGNKAAGEKLNQVLEMGASQPWQDALEVLANSREMDATAVVDYFAPLKTWLDEQNKGRNCGW
- a CDS encoding proline--tRNA ligase, producing the protein MKTTQFHIVTRKETPQDAEIISHQLMIRSGMIRKLGAGLYTWSPLGVRVLQKVENIIREEMNKAGALEMLMPAVQPKELWEETGRIDDFGGQLLAIHDRAERDYFFGPTHEEVITDFVRNEVNSYKQLPINFYQIQTKFRDEIRPRFGVMRSREFIMKDAYSFHMNKESLVDTYEKMHDAYTNIINRIGLDFRCVLADSGAIGGSGSQEFHVIADSGEDAIMYSDTGEYAANIEKCTAVSLIAERAQATKEIEKVSTPTQKTIEEVAAHLTVTKDQTIKTLLVEGSEGPVALVVRGDHQLNEIKANNLSAVATPFRMLNDDEIKTVAGCDAGFIGVKELNCHVIVDATVANMSDFVCGASENGYHLTGVNWDRDASFQQVEDLRDAQVGDPSPDGVGTLKMARGIEVGHIFQLGSKYSEAMKAVVLNEQGKSQAMEMGCYGMGVTRMVAAAIEQNHDEKGIIWPAGISPFQVAILPMNYQKSERVRLAADELYAELTALGIEVILDDRKVRPGFMMSDFELLGVPHQVIIGDRALDRNEVEYRARIDMASKDVSRDTIISFLSQAINA
- a CDS encoding dodecin family protein, whose product is MSVARVTEIISGSKKSFEKAVENGIERANKTLKNVTGAWVESQKVVVENGEVKEYRVAMKVTFVLED
- a CDS encoding class I SAM-dependent methyltransferase yields the protein MKRIKGSIKEGAVFLKNAMANPKEVAYVFPSSPWLVNKVAKVAKLDKAKRIIELGPGTGGTTRAILKQMSPDAALVSVEINAKFIEHMNKTIDDKRLTISDKGAQNLPEIITDQGWEDVDVIISGIPFSTLPKGLDLAIMDGIHETLKPEGMFLAYQLRDHVSKLAEPLFGPYTFKMVEYKNLPPMRIYTWEKK
- a CDS encoding DUF4389 domain-containing protein, whose amino-acid sequence is MTEQNNNKNTDTDTDDKTVNVIESEATDANESTAEKSSTEAPATEKKEPVVSNEVITRIFVTLLFAFIGWLSLWVFGVVVLVQFGFLLITGQLNKNLKAFNGELGDFLADIIKYVSFQTNDKPFPFQSWSYGETTESDQSEAKSS